Proteins encoded within one genomic window of Candidatus Brevundimonas colombiensis:
- a CDS encoding TetR/AcrR family transcriptional regulator, with amino-acid sequence MSKTDAALPATRPVAAARRKATGAVATRRGRPPKTKAQAAGETRDLILDAAEDLFSKHGFYGVTIREVAREAGVDTALVHYYFGAKRELFDAVFLRRAEVWNTDRVAAIDRYAEGAGEDMTLEGLLEAFLRPPFEWSLKGGPGWKHYAALVAQTNANPSFGGETMARYFDPAIHRLIELIARVLPGASEIDLYWGYHNLSGALTLTLGETGRLDRLSNGRARSGDLETAGDYMVRFAAAGFRAVAGMSADKG; translated from the coding sequence ATGAGCAAGACAGACGCCGCCCTGCCCGCTACCCGCCCCGTGGCCGCCGCGCGCCGCAAGGCCACCGGCGCAGTGGCGACCAGGCGCGGCCGCCCGCCCAAGACCAAGGCCCAGGCGGCGGGCGAGACTCGCGACCTGATCCTTGACGCGGCCGAGGACCTGTTCTCCAAACACGGCTTCTACGGCGTGACCATCCGCGAAGTGGCGCGCGAAGCTGGCGTGGACACCGCCCTGGTCCACTATTATTTCGGCGCCAAGCGCGAGCTGTTCGACGCGGTCTTCCTGCGCCGGGCCGAGGTGTGGAACACCGACCGGGTCGCCGCCATCGACCGCTATGCGGAAGGCGCGGGCGAGGACATGACGCTGGAGGGGCTGCTGGAAGCCTTTCTGAGGCCGCCATTCGAATGGTCGCTGAAGGGCGGGCCGGGGTGGAAACACTATGCCGCCCTGGTGGCCCAGACCAACGCCAACCCCAGTTTCGGCGGCGAGACGATGGCCCGCTATTTCGACCCGGCCATCCATCGGCTCATCGAACTGATCGCACGGGTGCTGCCGGGCGCCAGCGAGATCGACCTGTACTGGGGCTATCACAATCTGTCGGGCGCCCTGACCCTGACGCTGGGCGAGACGGGACGGCTGGACCGGCTCTCGAACGGGCGGGCGCGGTCGGGCGATCTGGAGACGGCGGGCGACTATATGGTGCGGTTCGCGGCGGCGGGTTTCCGGGCCGTGGCGGGGATGTCGGCCGACAAGGGCTGA
- a CDS encoding DUF2306 domain-containing protein, with amino-acid sequence MTRSTRLASSALALLLLGWPLVGYLTRAGGRLTGPGAWGLHAPRLPLLLAAPGAIQIHVAAALIALAIGVVLLAGVKGDRLHRTLGWLWVLAMGTTAVSSFFIHQINPDGPAGLSLIHLLSGWTVVGLPMAVYAARRHRVAAHRRAMTGMFVGGLIVAGLLTFLPGRLMWAVFFGPG; translated from the coding sequence ATGACCCGTTCGACCCGCCTCGCATCCTCCGCCCTCGCCCTCCTGCTGCTGGGATGGCCGTTGGTCGGCTATCTGACCCGCGCCGGCGGTCGGTTGACGGGGCCGGGGGCGTGGGGCCTTCACGCCCCGCGCTTGCCCCTGCTTCTGGCCGCCCCCGGCGCTATCCAGATTCACGTCGCCGCCGCCCTGATCGCCCTGGCCATCGGGGTGGTCCTGTTGGCGGGCGTCAAGGGCGACAGGCTGCACCGGACCCTGGGCTGGCTGTGGGTCCTGGCCATGGGAACGACGGCGGTCAGCTCATTCTTCATCCACCAGATCAATCCGGACGGCCCGGCGGGGCTGTCGCTGATCCATCTGCTCAGCGGCTGGACCGTGGTCGGCCTGCCGATGGCGGTCTATGCCGCCCGGCGGCATCGGGTGGCGGCCCACCGGCGCGCCATGACAGGCATGTTCGTGGGCGGCCTGATCGTGGCGGGGCTTCTGACCTTCCTGCCTGGCCGGCTGATGTGGGCGGTCTTCTTCGGTCCGGGGTGA
- a CDS encoding LytTR family DNA-binding domain-containing protein codes for MNPAAADRRRAFVRGLIVAVAGGAFLAATGAFGTSGAPFGPRLAYWVAVMVAGGLWGHLCGALVSRFLDMDERPWLNIAVMTAVITGPLSVLVWAATGLFFVRRLYPLAALPQLVLPVLIVTAAVTTLTVFLGRAHPVQTHAPTSSEPARPARFLDRLPLRLKGATIRAVQAEDHYLRIHTDRGSDLILMRLSDAVEELEGLEGAQTHRSWWVAKDAVRGVERGDGRATLTLDGGLSAPVSRRYARMLRDADWW; via the coding sequence ATGAACCCAGCCGCCGCAGACCGGCGCCGCGCCTTCGTCAGGGGGCTGATCGTCGCCGTGGCGGGCGGCGCCTTCCTGGCCGCCACGGGAGCGTTCGGAACCTCGGGCGCGCCGTTCGGCCCGCGCCTGGCCTATTGGGTGGCAGTGATGGTGGCGGGCGGACTGTGGGGGCATCTGTGCGGGGCGCTGGTCAGCCGGTTCCTGGATATGGACGAGCGGCCCTGGCTGAACATCGCCGTGATGACGGCGGTCATCACGGGCCCCTTGAGCGTGCTGGTCTGGGCGGCGACGGGGCTGTTCTTCGTCCGGCGCCTGTATCCGCTGGCGGCCCTGCCGCAGCTGGTTCTGCCCGTGCTGATCGTGACGGCGGCGGTGACGACCCTGACCGTCTTTCTGGGGCGCGCCCATCCGGTGCAGACCCACGCACCGACGTCCAGCGAACCGGCGCGCCCCGCCCGGTTCCTGGATCGACTGCCGCTGCGGCTCAAGGGGGCGACGATCCGCGCAGTCCAGGCCGAGGACCATTATCTGCGCATCCACACCGACCGGGGATCGGACCTTATCCTGATGCGGCTGTCGGACGCGGTCGAAGAGCTGGAGGGTCTGGAAGGCGCCCAGACCCATCGCAGCTGGTGGGTGGCCAAGGACGCCGTGCGCGGGGTCGAGCGCGGCGACGGCCGCGCCACCCTGACGCTGGACGGGGGCCTGTCGGCGCCGGTCAGCCGCCGCTACGCCCGGATGCTGCGCGACGCCGACTGGTGGTGA
- a CDS encoding NAD(P)H-dependent oxidoreductase, producing the protein MIPSRNPVRRLLHIDASARLGESDRVRHGSHTRRLGRRFVEAWSATRPNDVFTHLDLLSHPPSPVDNAWIAAAFTPADQRSGAQKAVLAESDALTAALISADLVVIGAPMYNFGLPATLKAWIDNVVRVGVTFGFDRNRPGEPYWPMLPAGKRLVILTARGDYGYGEGERLEKLNLVEAGLKTPLAYIGLGESDTIAIEYDEFGDARLANSIAAAETAVEDLVARLTAQFAS; encoded by the coding sequence ATGATTCCGTCGCGAAATCCTGTTCGCCGCCTGCTTCACATTGACGCCAGCGCCCGGCTCGGCGAATCGGACCGGGTTCGTCACGGTTCGCATACGCGGCGGCTGGGGCGCCGGTTCGTCGAGGCCTGGTCGGCGACCCGGCCGAACGACGTCTTCACCCATCTGGACCTGCTCTCGCATCCGCCGTCGCCGGTCGACAACGCCTGGATCGCGGCCGCTTTCACCCCGGCGGATCAGCGCAGCGGGGCGCAAAAGGCAGTGTTGGCGGAAAGCGACGCCTTGACGGCCGCGCTCATTTCGGCCGACCTCGTGGTGATCGGCGCCCCGATGTATAATTTCGGCCTGCCGGCGACATTGAAAGCCTGGATCGACAATGTCGTCCGCGTCGGCGTGACCTTCGGTTTCGATCGCAACAGGCCGGGCGAACCCTATTGGCCCATGCTGCCGGCGGGCAAGCGCCTGGTCATTCTCACGGCGCGGGGCGATTACGGCTATGGCGAAGGCGAGCGTCTGGAGAAGCTCAATCTGGTCGAGGCCGGGTTGAAGACGCCGCTGGCCTATATCGGACTTGGCGAGAGCGACACGATCGCGATCGAATACGACGAATTCGGCGATGCGCGCCTGGCGAACTCGATCGCGGCGGCCGAGACGGCGGTGGAGGATTTGGTCGCCCGTCTCACGGCCCAGTTCGCTTCCTGA
- a CDS encoding LysR substrate-binding domain-containing protein yields MNRHRRLPPLGALRAFEAAARHMSFRRAATELAVTPTAVSHQIRLLEETLGQPLFVRHVRRVALTEAGDTLYPALRDGFDALDRAVETLRERKRRPSVTLTATTLFTARRLLPALDEFRRRNPDLDLILHASDEIVDLATGTAVIAVRYAAGPFDGLIAEPLIVDRFGVLCSPGLGVRTVRDLVGATLLHIQWKRPGDDPDWSRWAKAANIADLPVAIGPRFTDDSHALQAAVAGMGVAIGSLELARQEIEAGLLVNPFGPILPGEAYHVVTTPRAAADPHVAAVKAWLRACVAGVTPRDDRPAAPSDESEPSRPSP; encoded by the coding sequence ATGAACAGACATCGCCGCCTGCCGCCCCTGGGAGCGTTGCGCGCATTCGAGGCGGCGGCCCGCCACATGAGCTTTCGCCGTGCGGCGACCGAACTGGCGGTCACGCCGACAGCCGTAAGCCACCAGATCCGCCTGCTGGAGGAGACCCTGGGCCAGCCGCTGTTCGTGCGACACGTCCGCCGCGTCGCCCTGACCGAGGCCGGAGACACCCTCTATCCGGCGTTGCGTGACGGATTCGACGCTCTGGATCGCGCGGTCGAGACCTTGCGGGAGAGGAAACGACGCCCCTCGGTGACGCTGACGGCGACGACCCTGTTCACGGCGCGCCGCCTGTTGCCGGCCTTGGACGAATTCCGACGCCGCAATCCCGATCTGGACCTGATCCTGCACGCCAGCGACGAGATCGTCGATCTGGCGACCGGGACCGCCGTGATCGCGGTCCGCTATGCGGCGGGGCCGTTCGACGGCCTGATCGCCGAGCCGCTGATTGTCGACCGTTTCGGCGTCCTGTGCAGCCCCGGCCTGGGGGTGAGGACCGTCCGCGACCTTGTCGGCGCCACCCTGCTGCACATCCAATGGAAGCGGCCGGGCGACGACCCCGATTGGAGCCGATGGGCCAAGGCGGCGAACATCGCCGACCTGCCCGTCGCGATCGGCCCGCGCTTCACCGACGACAGCCATGCGCTTCAGGCTGCGGTCGCGGGCATGGGGGTGGCGATCGGCTCACTCGAGCTGGCGCGGCAGGAGATCGAGGCGGGGCTGCTCGTCAATCCCTTTGGGCCGATCCTGCCGGGCGAAGCCTATCATGTCGTCACCACGCCGAGAGCCGCGGCCGATCCCCATGTCGCGGCCGTAAAGGCCTGGCTGAGGGCCTGCGTCGCAGGCGTGACCCCCCGCGATGATCGCCCGGCGGCTCCGTCTGACGAATCAGAACCTAGCCGGCCTTCCCCGTGA
- a CDS encoding DNA cytosine methyltransferase translates to MSIRPTAYEFFAGGGLAGLGMASRGQSGRDGAGLDTIFANDMDAAKARAFTTNHPGTPFRQGDVWGLTVGDLPGRPDLAWASSPCQDVSLAGARGGLEAGRSGAFWGFWRLMQGLAAEGRGPRVVVLENVIGLLTSGHGRDFAAVCTAMAEAGYTVGALEMDAACWLPQSRPRLFVVAIKGEAPRADGPSAPFHSARLIAAHARLPEAVKAAWAWWALPQPPRRNLDLAAVLEPDDAVAWLDDPEAILALAAPLHQARIAAALASGQRTVGAAYRRVRVEDGRKVQRLEIRFDGLAGCLRTPAGGSSRQYVVACDQGRVRVRRLTGREAARLMGVSDAYRLPASESAALKLMGDAVAVPVVRALTEGLLLPALAGRRAAA, encoded by the coding sequence ATGTCGATTCGCCCGACCGCATACGAGTTCTTCGCCGGGGGCGGCCTGGCGGGCCTGGGCATGGCCAGTCGAGGGCAATCCGGTCGAGATGGAGCCGGTCTCGACACGATCTTCGCCAACGACATGGATGCGGCCAAGGCGCGGGCCTTCACGACAAACCATCCGGGGACGCCGTTCCGCCAAGGCGACGTCTGGGGCCTGACGGTCGGGGACCTGCCGGGGCGGCCCGATCTGGCCTGGGCCTCGTCCCCCTGTCAGGACGTCAGCCTGGCGGGCGCGCGCGGTGGGCTGGAGGCCGGTCGGTCGGGCGCCTTCTGGGGGTTCTGGCGGCTGATGCAGGGTCTGGCGGCCGAGGGGCGCGGGCCGCGCGTGGTGGTGCTGGAGAACGTGATCGGCCTGCTGACTTCTGGTCATGGACGGGATTTCGCCGCCGTCTGCACGGCCATGGCCGAGGCGGGCTATACGGTCGGGGCGCTGGAGATGGACGCGGCCTGCTGGCTGCCTCAGTCGCGGCCGCGCCTGTTCGTGGTCGCCATCAAGGGCGAGGCGCCGCGCGCCGACGGGCCGAGCGCCCCCTTCCATTCGGCGCGCCTGATCGCCGCCCACGCCCGCCTGCCCGAGGCGGTCAAGGCGGCCTGGGCGTGGTGGGCCCTGCCCCAGCCGCCCCGGCGCAATCTGGACTTGGCCGCCGTGCTTGAACCGGATGACGCGGTCGCCTGGCTGGACGATCCCGAGGCGATCCTGGCGCTGGCGGCGCCGCTTCATCAGGCGCGGATCGCGGCGGCCCTGGCGTCGGGCCAGCGCACGGTCGGCGCCGCCTATCGCCGGGTTCGCGTCGAGGACGGGCGCAAGGTCCAGCGGCTGGAAATCCGTTTCGACGGCCTGGCCGGCTGCCTGCGGACCCCAGCGGGCGGATCATCGCGGCAATATGTGGTGGCGTGCGACCAAGGTCGGGTCAGGGTGCGGCGGCTGACCGGGCGCGAGGCGGCGCGGCTGATGGGGGTGTCGGACGCCTATCGCCTGCCGGCCAGCGAGAGCGCGGCGCTGAAGCTGATGGGCGACGCCGTGGCCGTGCCGGTGGTGCGCGCCCTGACCGAGGGACTGCTGCTGCCCGCGCTGGCGGGGCGTCGGGCGGCGGCCTGA
- a CDS encoding YdbL family protein, with translation MTFRKIFVVGAALAALGFAGAAIAQTSAQKAQIDQAKSAGVVGEQADGYLGFRTPTSDAGLRAAVDATNAGRRAAYARSATDAGTSPDVAGARMFEAQLLPRISSGQWYRNAQGQWVQR, from the coding sequence ATGACCTTCCGCAAAATCTTCGTCGTCGGCGCGGCCCTCGCCGCCCTTGGTTTCGCCGGCGCCGCCATCGCCCAGACCAGCGCCCAGAAGGCCCAGATCGACCAGGCCAAGTCCGCCGGCGTCGTGGGCGAACAGGCCGACGGCTATCTGGGCTTCCGCACCCCGACCTCGGATGCGGGTCTGCGCGCCGCCGTGGACGCCACCAACGCCGGCCGCCGCGCCGCCTACGCCCGCAGCGCGACCGACGCCGGAACCTCGCCCGACGTGGCCGGCGCCCGGATGTTCGAGGCCCAGCTGTTGCCGCGCATCTCGTCGGGCCAATGGTATCGCAACGCCCAGGGCCAGTGGGTCCAGCGCTGA
- a CDS encoding YnbE family lipoprotein, whose amino-acid sequence MINKRQLAGLGFGAVVVAVSACAPTIRLEVAPIQIYAKLDADVRVRLDQELQQLLQQNPNLF is encoded by the coding sequence ATGATCAACAAGCGCCAGTTGGCGGGCCTTGGCTTTGGAGCCGTCGTGGTCGCCGTATCGGCCTGCGCCCCCACCATCCGTCTGGAGGTTGCGCCGATCCAGATCTACGCCAAGCTGGACGCCGACGTGCGCGTCCGCCTGGACCAGGAGCTGCAGCAACTGCTGCAGCAGAATCCCAACCTCTTCTGA